In Labilibaculum sp. DW002, a single window of DNA contains:
- a CDS encoding slipin family protein, whose product MNFLLIFSLAFLMFLLSGIRIIFEYKRALKFRFGKYISTLKPGFRWVIPLVETIQIVDIRVITINIDSQEVMTEDNVPCSIDGVVFFKIEDPEKAVLEVEEYKFAIMQLAQAALRDVCGKVELDTILSKREEMGKNIKHIVEKETQEWGIVIIDVKIKDIQLPENMRRMMANQAEAERSRRARVILALAEQEAAENLLKAGKLIDESPSAIKLRLYQTLANIAAEKNSTILFPFPEEVLPRPEKKE is encoded by the coding sequence ATGAATTTCCTTTTAATTTTTAGTTTAGCTTTTTTGATGTTCCTTCTTAGCGGAATACGAATTATTTTTGAATACAAACGTGCACTAAAATTCCGATTTGGAAAATATATTTCAACACTTAAACCTGGATTTAGATGGGTTATTCCTTTGGTAGAGACTATTCAGATTGTTGATATTCGTGTGATTACTATTAATATCGATTCTCAGGAAGTGATGACAGAAGATAATGTTCCTTGTAGCATAGACGGCGTTGTCTTTTTTAAGATTGAAGATCCTGAAAAAGCCGTACTGGAAGTTGAAGAATACAAGTTTGCGATTATGCAACTGGCTCAGGCTGCCTTGAGAGATGTTTGTGGTAAGGTGGAGTTGGACACCATATTATCGAAGCGCGAAGAGATGGGTAAAAACATCAAACATATTGTTGAAAAAGAAACTCAGGAATGGGGTATCGTTATTATCGATGTGAAGATTAAGGACATTCAACTACCTGAGAACATGAGACGCATGATGGCCAATCAAGCTGAAGCCGAACGTTCTAGAAGAGCCCGAGTTATTCTCGCTCTTGCTGAGCAGGAAGCTGCAGAGAATCTTTTGAAAGCTGGTAAACTGATTGATGAATCTCCATCGGCCATTAAGTTGAGACTTTATCAAACATTAGCCAATATAGCGGCAGAAAAGAACTCTACTATTCTTTTCCCATTCCCCGAAGAAGTTTTGCCTAGACCAGAAAAGAAAGAGTAG
- a CDS encoding DUF4249 domain-containing protein, whose protein sequence is MHKYSIYIFIGIALLFAACTEVIDVDVPVAEARLVVEASIDWEKGTNGNTQIIKLSSSTPYFAENKSNGVSNASVSVTDNNSNQEFTFVDQQNGEYLCTDFIPLLNHSYTLNIEHNGENYTAVETLMSVTEIDRIEQSTEDGFDDEVIELNMYVPDPADEENYYLIKFQEEGDLLPELFDVDDEFVDGNEMKFFIEKLDDEDTGEEEFETGDVVHINLYGISEAYYNYIRILIEQTQAGDIFSTIPVAIKGNCINEANPDNYAFGYFRLTQVDKVTYTVE, encoded by the coding sequence ATGCACAAATATTCTATCTATATATTTATCGGAATCGCATTACTATTCGCTGCTTGCACCGAAGTAATCGACGTCGACGTGCCCGTTGCCGAAGCAAGATTAGTTGTTGAGGCATCTATCGATTGGGAAAAAGGAACCAATGGCAATACACAAATTATTAAACTAAGTTCTTCTACACCTTATTTCGCCGAAAACAAAAGCAATGGTGTTAGCAATGCAAGCGTAAGTGTTACCGACAATAACAGCAATCAGGAATTCACTTTCGTGGATCAGCAAAACGGAGAATACCTTTGTACAGATTTTATTCCTTTACTAAATCACAGCTATACGCTAAATATTGAACACAATGGAGAAAACTATACAGCAGTTGAAACCCTCATGTCTGTGACCGAAATAGATCGCATTGAACAGTCAACTGAAGATGGCTTTGACGATGAGGTAATTGAACTAAACATGTACGTTCCAGATCCAGCCGATGAGGAAAACTATTACCTAATTAAATTTCAGGAAGAAGGCGATTTATTGCCCGAACTTTTTGATGTTGATGATGAGTTTGTGGATGGTAACGAAATGAAGTTCTTCATCGAAAAATTAGATGATGAGGACACTGGCGAAGAAGAATTCGAAACAGGAGATGTGGTCCATATTAATCTTTATGGAATTTCAGAAGCCTACTACAATTACATTCGCATTTTGATTGAACAAACCCAAGCTGGAGATATATTCAGCACTATTCCCGTAGCAATAAAAGGGAATTGCATTAACGAAGCTAATCCCGACAATTACGCCTTCGGATATTTTAGATTAACTCAAGTTGATAAAGTGACTTATACCGTAGAGTAA
- a CDS encoding TonB-dependent receptor has translation MRKIITSVVLALTLFVSSVYAQENYTVSGTVKDVKNGETLLGASVYFKGTSIGVMSNEYGFYSLTVPKGNYTLSVSYLGYQESSKEIILEKDQKVDFEINESTTQLSEIIVTGEESEKANISLPQMSVSKLKASTIKQMPVVLGETDVLKAIQILPGVTNNGEASGGFHVRGGSVDQNLVLLDEAIIYNSSHLLGFFSVFNADAIKDVKLYKGGIPARFGGRVSSVLDIRQKDGNSKNFSMTGGIGLISSRLAVEGPMFNKKGSFLMAGRSSYAHLFLKLADNDNSASFYDLNLKSHYEINKKNKIFLSGYFGRDNFSINGAFESNYGNLSGNLRWNHIFNDKLFSNLSLIYSKYDYELVLDFMDFDWISEIHNYNLKYDFKYYASSKLKLDFGLSTIGYKFNPGEISPTSETSSINYLQLEQKRALESALYINAEHKLSDKLSLQYGVRYSNFMRFGGQSMTNYANNLPVVYNSTLGIYERGTEISETEYKKNDRIADFNNLEPRLALSYQMNESSSVKAAYTRAAQYIHLLSNTTSVTPLDVWTPSGQYIKPQLSDQYSLGYFKDFKNSIYSLELEAYYKTTDNRIDYIDGSDLIGTEQIEAEILNGEARAYGLELMLRKNEGRFTGWLAYTLSRAEQKTPGGKAGGLGINNGEWYKSSHDRTHDISLTGSYKLNEKWTVSSNLVFQTGRPVTYPNGQYQYEGLSIASYSDRNADRLPSYHRLDVAVSYKPNRKPNNRLKGEWVFGIYNLYNRQNAAAISFGQNLESGANEATRTAIFGIVPSVTYNFKF, from the coding sequence ATGAGAAAGATTATTACTAGCGTAGTTCTAGCACTAACACTATTTGTCTCTTCGGTTTATGCTCAAGAGAATTATACTGTTAGCGGAACCGTAAAAGATGTAAAAAATGGAGAAACCCTACTAGGAGCATCTGTTTATTTTAAAGGAACAAGTATTGGTGTAATGAGTAACGAATATGGATTTTACTCTCTAACAGTTCCAAAAGGAAATTACACACTTAGTGTATCGTATCTTGGATATCAAGAATCCTCAAAAGAAATCATACTTGAAAAAGATCAGAAGGTAGATTTTGAAATCAACGAAAGTACAACTCAATTGAGTGAAATTATTGTTACTGGCGAAGAAAGTGAAAAGGCAAACATTAGCTTACCCCAAATGAGTGTTTCTAAACTTAAGGCCAGTACAATAAAACAGATGCCGGTAGTTCTAGGCGAAACAGATGTACTAAAAGCAATACAAATACTTCCTGGCGTTACAAACAATGGAGAAGCTTCAGGTGGTTTTCATGTCCGTGGAGGTTCTGTAGATCAGAATTTGGTTTTGCTCGACGAAGCAATTATTTACAACTCCTCTCACCTACTGGGATTCTTTTCAGTTTTTAATGCTGATGCAATAAAAGACGTGAAATTATACAAGGGAGGCATTCCAGCTCGCTTTGGTGGAAGAGTATCATCGGTATTGGACATTCGCCAGAAAGATGGTAACAGTAAAAACTTTAGCATGACAGGTGGAATTGGGCTCATCTCGAGTCGACTGGCTGTCGAAGGTCCAATGTTCAATAAAAAGGGCTCTTTTCTTATGGCTGGAAGAAGCTCGTATGCACATCTTTTCTTAAAGCTTGCAGACAATGACAACAGCGCCTCTTTTTATGATTTAAACCTAAAAAGTCATTACGAAATCAACAAAAAGAACAAAATTTTCCTTTCGGGATATTTCGGACGAGACAATTTTAGCATTAATGGTGCATTCGAAAGCAATTATGGTAATTTATCGGGAAACTTGAGATGGAACCACATCTTTAACGACAAGTTATTCTCAAACTTATCCTTAATTTACAGCAAATACGACTATGAATTGGTATTGGATTTTATGGATTTCGATTGGATTTCAGAAATTCACAATTACAATTTAAAATATGATTTTAAGTATTATGCGAGTAGCAAACTAAAATTAGATTTTGGACTGAGTACAATTGGCTATAAATTCAATCCGGGAGAAATTAGCCCAACTTCCGAGACCTCATCCATCAACTACTTGCAGTTGGAACAAAAGAGAGCTTTAGAAAGTGCTTTGTACATAAATGCCGAACACAAATTAAGCGACAAACTTAGTCTTCAATACGGAGTGAGATACAGCAATTTCATGCGATTTGGCGGCCAATCCATGACCAATTATGCAAATAACCTACCTGTTGTTTACAACTCAACATTGGGCATTTACGAAAGAGGAACTGAAATTAGCGAAACAGAATATAAGAAAAACGACCGCATAGCTGATTTTAATAACTTAGAACCACGCTTGGCCCTATCCTACCAAATGAATGAATCCTCATCGGTAAAAGCTGCTTATACAAGAGCTGCACAGTACATCCATTTGCTTTCGAATACCACATCGGTTACGCCATTAGATGTTTGGACTCCAAGTGGCCAGTACATTAAACCACAGCTTTCCGATCAATATTCTCTTGGTTATTTTAAAGACTTTAAAAACAGTATTTATTCTTTAGAATTGGAAGCTTACTATAAAACCACCGACAATCGCATCGATTACATTGATGGATCGGATTTGATCGGAACAGAGCAAATTGAAGCAGAAATTCTAAATGGAGAAGCAAGAGCTTATGGTTTGGAGCTAATGTTACGTAAAAATGAAGGCCGTTTTACAGGTTGGTTGGCATACACTCTTTCAAGAGCGGAACAAAAAACACCTGGTGGTAAAGCTGGCGGATTAGGGATCAACAATGGTGAGTGGTACAAATCTTCTCACGATCGCACGCACGACATTTCTTTAACAGGATCTTACAAACTAAATGAAAAATGGACGGTGAGTTCAAATCTGGTTTTTCAGACAGGGCGACCTGTTACCTATCCTAATGGTCAATATCAATACGAAGGATTATCGATCGCAAGTTACTCCGACCGAAATGCAGATCGTTTACCATCCTATCATCGCTTAGATGTAGCGGTAAGTTACAAGCCGAACAGGAAGCCAAACAACAGATTAAAAGGCGAATGGGTCTTTGGAATATACAATTTGTATAACCGACAAAATGCCGCAGCAATTTCATTCGGTCAAAACTTAGAATCAGGTGCAAACGAAGCTACTCGAACAGCTATTTTCGGAATTGTACCATCAGTTACTTACAACTTTAAATTTTAA
- a CDS encoding helix-turn-helix domain-containing protein has product MFFIIGICIAFFLEFLLLIKKNKSKADKVLAIWLLLMAIHQALFYHHITGKTFEIPHMLGILMPLPILHGVLLYFYVLEATGKKITSKISLPHLIPFCILILLLIPFFSLTGEEKIYIFRNEGIGYEWYLLIHQVSMIISGIAYTVWTLLLIRKHQKNIQTTFSNTDKKELQWLRYLSIGLGLIWVVALFFDEQIIFSCIVVFVLFIGFFGINQMNIFTTSPSSNSDNENKNPIEKEQKTELNSPEKKRYAKSGVNKEMAEEIYSKLNELMPNKNLYKQENLTLSELAKQLNVHPNHLSQVINEKEEKNFYNYINSLRIKEFIRLASQQKNEKFTLMSLAQDCGFNSKSTFNKHFKAYTQKTPSEFFREQKTAV; this is encoded by the coding sequence ATGTTTTTTATAATTGGTATTTGTATTGCTTTTTTTCTTGAGTTCCTTTTATTGATAAAAAAGAACAAATCAAAAGCAGATAAAGTTTTAGCAATCTGGCTCTTGTTAATGGCTATACACCAAGCTCTATTTTATCATCACATCACAGGCAAAACCTTTGAGATTCCACATATGTTGGGCATTTTAATGCCTCTCCCAATTTTACATGGTGTTTTGCTTTATTTTTATGTCTTAGAAGCGACTGGAAAAAAAATCACCTCAAAAATTAGCTTGCCGCACCTAATACCGTTCTGCATACTAATTTTACTTCTAATTCCATTTTTCTCTCTTACAGGAGAAGAAAAAATCTACATATTTAGAAATGAAGGAATTGGTTATGAATGGTATTTATTAATTCATCAAGTATCGATGATTATTAGTGGAATTGCTTATACCGTTTGGACACTTCTTTTAATTAGAAAGCACCAAAAAAACATACAAACTACATTTTCAAATACCGATAAGAAAGAATTGCAATGGCTCCGTTACCTTTCTATCGGCTTAGGTTTGATATGGGTTGTCGCATTGTTTTTCGATGAGCAAATTATTTTCTCCTGTATAGTTGTCTTTGTGCTGTTTATCGGTTTTTTTGGAATCAATCAAATGAATATTTTCACCACTTCCCCTTCATCAAATTCAGATAATGAAAACAAAAATCCGATTGAAAAAGAGCAAAAGACAGAATTAAATTCACCAGAGAAAAAAAGATATGCTAAATCTGGTGTGAATAAAGAAATGGCAGAAGAAATCTATAGTAAACTAAACGAACTAATGCCAAATAAAAATCTTTACAAACAAGAGAATCTCACCTTAAGTGAATTGGCAAAACAACTAAACGTTCACCCCAATCACCTATCTCAAGTCATTAACGAAAAAGAAGAAAAGAACTTTTATAATTACATCAATTCGCTTCGAATTAAAGAATTTATTCGATTGGCTTCTCAACAAAAAAATGAAAAATTCACCTTAATGTCTTTGGCGCAAGACTGCGGATTCAACTCAAAGTCGACTTTCAACAAACATTTCAAGGCCTATACACAAAAAACACCATCAGAATTCTTTAGAGAACAAAAGACTGCAGTATAG